The DNA segment GGACCGTTTGGCCGCCATGATGTTGGTTCTGACGGCGTCGCTGGCACTGCTATGCCATCTATTCGCCATAGGAGGTACCGACGAAGGCACGCGCCAGTTCCACAGTCTGTTCCTGTTCCAGCTTATGGGTCTGAACATCGCATTTCTGACCGGCGACCTGTTCAACCTTTTTGTTGCGTTTGAGATTCTGCTGATTGCCTCTTACGGACTGCTGATGCACGGCAGTGGCAGCACGCGCTCAACGCCAGGGCTGCATTATGTGGTATTGAACCTGGTGGGTTCGTCGCTGTTTCTGATCAGCGTGGGCATGATTTACAGCGTTACCGGCACCTTGAATATGGCCGACCTGGCCGTGAAAGTGCCGCTGGTTAGCGGCGACCAACGTTTTCTGGTCGAAGCCGGTGGCATGCTGTTGTTGGTGGTATTTGCCCTTAAAGCAGCGGTGTTGCCACTGACCTTCTGGCTGCCGCGGGCCTATGCCAGCGCTACCGCGCCAGTCGCTGCATTTTTTGCCATTATGACCAAAGTCGGTATCTACGGGATTATCCGGGTTTACCCACTGGTTTTTGGCGCCAACGCCGGCGAGATGGCTAATCTGGGCATGAACTGGCTTTTCCCGCTAGCGCTTGCCACCCTTATTATGGGCGTTATTGGCGTTATGGGTGCACAAACCTTGCGCACTCTGGTGACCTGGCAGCTGGTCATTTCGGTTGGCACTCTACTAGCACCCATCGCACTGGGCTCCCAAAAAGGCCTGGCTGCGGCCCTGTTCTACTTGCTGAGCACTACCTGGACAGTGGGCGGTTTGTTTTTGCTGATTGAGCTGGTGCGCAGCCAGCGCGGGTCCGCTTCTGACAAAATCGTTATGGCGCCGCAGATTCGTCATCGAACGCTGCTGAGCTCGCTGTTTTTCTTTGGCGCGGTGTCCGCTGCGGGTTTACCGCCCCTAAGCGGTTTCTTTGGCAAGTTGATGATTCTGCAATCCACCACCAGCGGCGTGGAAATGGCGTGGCTTTGGGGTACGATTCTCACGGGGAGCTTTTTCACTCTGATTGCCTATAGCCGCGCCGGCAGCGTGGTCTTTTGGCGCAATATTGAAGGCGAAATCAAAAACAGCACCCCGGTAACGCCGTTGTTGGCCCTTTCTACCGGCGCGCTGATTGGTATGAGCGTATTAATGGTGGCACTGGCCGGGCCTATCAGTGCCTATACCAGCGCCACGGCAGCACAATTGCTGGACACTCGTGGTTATATCCAAACGTTGCAGGCACCAATGGTTGAGGAGGGTTCGTAATGCTGGGTCGCCTGAGTTTCCCGCAACCCTGGCTCAGCCTTCTGCTGTTCAGCATTTGGCAGTTGCTTGCCGATGGCGTTGGCGGCGGAAGCGTGGTTGTGGGTTTAATACTGGCCTGGGGTATTCCCCAGCTCACCCAGAGCTTCTGGCCTGAGCGTCCGGCGGTCTTCAAGGCTTGGCGTTTACCGGGCTATTTGCTGCTGGTGTTATGGGACATCGTGATTGCCAGCTTTGAAGTGGCCTGGCTGATTATAAGCCCGCGCCGGCCGGAACCAATGTTTATCAGCTACCCGCTGCAGCTTGACTGCCCACAGGCGATCGCTATTTTGGCCAGTACCATTTCCCTGACACCGGGCACGGTGACCGCCGATATCAGCGATGATCACAAGATTCTGCTGATTCACGCGCTAGACACCCGAACCGCAGAAGAAGTGATTGAGGCCATTCACAATCGTTATGAAAAGCCTTTGATGGAGATGTTCCAATGATTGCCATTGTGTTGAAAATATCCATAGCCCTGGTGGTGATTGCGGCTTTGCTTAATGTGTATCGTCTGATTGTTGGCCCACATGCCCCAGACCGGGTTCTGGCCATAGATACTCTGGCCATTAACGCCATCGCACTCATCATTCTTCTGGGTATTACGTTGAACACCCGTATGTATCTGGAGGCCGCGTTGCTGATTGCCGTCATGGGTTTTGTCAGCACAGTGGCTATGGCCAAATACCTGAAACGCGGCAGCGTTATTGAATAACAAGAGTGCAGAGCAAAGCGCCAGGCGCGTTGCAAAGGAGACGACACAAGAATGAACCTGTTTATCGAATACATTATCGCAGCCCTGTTGTTGCTGGGCGCCGTATTTACATTGGTGGGCGCCATCGGGCTTGCGGTCTTGCCTGATTTTTTCACCCGCCTGCACGGACCCACCAAGGCCACCACCGTGGGTGTGGGAGCTATGGCGTTAGCGTCGATGATTTGGTTCGCCAACCAGCCGATGGGCACAGGCTTCGTGGAGATTCTGATCATGGTCTTTTTGCTGCTGACCGCACCGCCAAGCGCCAATATGATGGCAAAAGCCGCAATGCACATGGAAGTACCTAAAGTGGGCAATACCCGCGGCGACCCCTGGGGGCAATGAAACCACCCTCGAATGTGAGTGCCTGCAAAGCGGTAGTGGTGCGCTAGGTTAGATAGTGCGCTAGATTAGGCGCGTAGCTAATACACAGAATGGTTTCTGAAACAGTCCGACACGGAGTTCTGTTTATGCTCAAGGTAAATGAATATTTTGATGACAAAGCAAAGTCGATCGCCTTTCAGTCAGACGCTTTACCCGCCACCATTGGCGTAATAAGCCCTGGCGAATACCAGTTCAGCACCCAGCAAAAAGAAACCATGACCATTGTCAGCGGTGTGATGTCGGTGTGCTTGCCGGGTTTGGAAACATGGATGACCTACGGTGCCGGTGAATGCTTCGGGGTTGCGCCCGATTCTACCTTTCGGGTTACCGTCGAATACGATACCGCCTATTTGTGCACCTACGGCTGAGGTAGCCCACCTCCCCCAACAACAAAAGGATAGTGTCATGGCCTCGACCCGCTTGCTAACTCCAGCAGAAAACGCCTATCAGTACCCACTGCTGATCAAACAATTACTGGCTTCTGGGCCGCGACTCGCCGGCTCCCAGGAAATTATTTACGCAAATATAAGCCGCTACACCTACACTGAATTGCAAGCCCGTATCGGCCGCCTGGCCAACGCCCTGACCAAAGCCGGAGTTAAAGCCGGCGACACCGTTGCGGTGATGGACTGGGATACGCCCCGCTATCTTGAATGTTTTTTTGCGGTACCGATGATTGGCGCCGTTCTGCATACCGTTAACGTGCGGCTATCGCCGGATCAGATCGTATACACCATGAATCACGCCGAAGACGATGTGGTGCTGATACACGATGATTTCCTGCCCATACTCGATGCTGTTAAAGACCAGATCGAAACGGTAAAGCACTACATACAGCTGACCGATAACAACCAGCCTGCAGCCGCCAGCGTGCCGGTGCTGGGTGAATACGAGCAGCTTCTGGCCCAGGAAGACAGCCACTTCGACTTCCCGGATTTTGACGAAAACAGCATAGCCACCTGCTTTTACACCACTGGCACGACCGGCAAGCCGAAAGGTGTGATGTTCAGCCATCGCCAGTTGGTGATGCACACTATGGCCATGGTAGGTTCCCTTTCGATGTTCGATGAGGCGCCGCTGCTGCGCTCCCGTTCTGTCTACATGCCGATGACGCCCATGTTCCACGTGCACGCATGGGGTGTTCCCTACGCTGCCACCTTAATGGGCATTAAACAGGTATACCCCGGGCGCTATGAGCCCGAACTGCTGATGGACCTGATCAAAACCCACAATGTGACCTTCTCCCACTGCGTGCCCACCATTATGCAGATGCTGCTGGCCACCGAGTCCATCAAAGACGCAGATCTGAGCAATTGGCAGGTACTGATAGGCGGTAGTGCCCTCACCAAAGGGCTGTGTGAAGCTGGAGCCGAGCGGGGCATTCGCATGTACACCGGCTACGGCATGTCGGAAACCTGCCCGATTCTGACCATCACCCACCTGACACCGGAAGATCTGGAACTGCCGCTGGAGCAGCAAGCCGAAGTGCGGGTGAAAACCGGTGTCGCCATTCCGTTGGTGCAAGTTGAA comes from the Marinobacter psychrophilus genome and includes:
- a CDS encoding monovalent cation/H+ antiporter subunit D; translated protein: MTHWLLAPILIPLLGAILQIFVGYAPMPLRRVLAIITSALTLAAAIVLLNLAGDDTYRVYAMGNWQPPFGIVMVLDRLAAMMLVLTASLALLCHLFAIGGTDEGTRQFHSLFLFQLMGLNIAFLTGDLFNLFVAFEILLIASYGLLMHGSGSTRSTPGLHYVVLNLVGSSLFLISVGMIYSVTGTLNMADLAVKVPLVSGDQRFLVEAGGMLLLVVFALKAAVLPLTFWLPRAYASATAPVAAFFAIMTKVGIYGIIRVYPLVFGANAGEMANLGMNWLFPLALATLIMGVIGVMGAQTLRTLVTWQLVISVGTLLAPIALGSQKGLAAALFYLLSTTWTVGGLFLLIELVRSQRGSASDKIVMAPQIRHRTLLSSLFFFGAVSAAGLPPLSGFFGKLMILQSTTSGVEMAWLWGTILTGSFFTLIAYSRAGSVVFWRNIEGEIKNSTPVTPLLALSTGALIGMSVLMVALAGPISAYTSATAAQLLDTRGYIQTLQAPMVEEGS
- a CDS encoding Na+/H+ antiporter subunit E, whose protein sequence is MLGRLSFPQPWLSLLLFSIWQLLADGVGGGSVVVGLILAWGIPQLTQSFWPERPAVFKAWRLPGYLLLVLWDIVIASFEVAWLIISPRRPEPMFISYPLQLDCPQAIAILASTISLTPGTVTADISDDHKILLIHALDTRTAEEVIEAIHNRYEKPLMEMFQ
- a CDS encoding K+/H+ antiporter subunit F — protein: MIAIVLKISIALVVIAALLNVYRLIVGPHAPDRVLAIDTLAINAIALIILLGITLNTRMYLEAALLIAVMGFVSTVAMAKYLKRGSVIE
- a CDS encoding Na+/H+ antiporter subunit G, which codes for MNLFIEYIIAALLLLGAVFTLVGAIGLAVLPDFFTRLHGPTKATTVGVGAMALASMIWFANQPMGTGFVEILIMVFLLLTAPPSANMMAKAAMHMEVPKVGNTRGDPWGQ
- the ppnP gene encoding pyrimidine/purine nucleoside phosphorylase; translated protein: MLKVNEYFDDKAKSIAFQSDALPATIGVISPGEYQFSTQQKETMTIVSGVMSVCLPGLETWMTYGAGECFGVAPDSTFRVTVEYDTAYLCTYG
- a CDS encoding fatty acid--CoA ligase, with the translated sequence MASTRLLTPAENAYQYPLLIKQLLASGPRLAGSQEIIYANISRYTYTELQARIGRLANALTKAGVKAGDTVAVMDWDTPRYLECFFAVPMIGAVLHTVNVRLSPDQIVYTMNHAEDDVVLIHDDFLPILDAVKDQIETVKHYIQLTDNNQPAAASVPVLGEYEQLLAQEDSHFDFPDFDENSIATCFYTTGTTGKPKGVMFSHRQLVMHTMAMVGSLSMFDEAPLLRSRSVYMPMTPMFHVHAWGVPYAATLMGIKQVYPGRYEPELLMDLIKTHNVTFSHCVPTIMQMLLATESIKDADLSNWQVLIGGSALTKGLCEAGAERGIRMYTGYGMSETCPILTITHLTPEDLELPLEQQAEVRVKTGVAIPLVQVEIVDTNGKPVAHDGQAKGEVVARSPWLTQSYLKEPEKGEELWLHGWLHTGDVASMEPNQTLMIKDRIKDVIKTGGEWLSSLDLENLISQHPAVAAAAVVGVADEKWGERPHALITLKPGQNVTQEDIQAHLQRYVDKGEINKWAIPRQMDFVDDIPKTSVGKINKKQIRDQLG